CTCCCGTTCCGCCGGCCGGGGGACCCGCCGGTCAGGAGAGCAGGTCGTACCGGATGTCCGGGGCGCTGCTGTACCAGGCGACGCCGTCCCGTGCGAGGAACGGCTGCTTCCACGAGCCCGTGCCCTTGTACACGTACGCGCTGCCTCCGCCGCCCTTGACGGAGGCGTACAGGTCGGGGCGGCCGTCGCGGTTCGCGTCGCCGACGCCGAGGAGACGGTCGTACGCCCCCCAGCCCGCGCCGACCCTCACCCGGGGCGCGAAGGTGCCGTCGCCCTTGCCGAGGTACAGCCAGAGGACGCCGGCCGCGTCACGGGCGACGAGGTCCCCGGCCGGGTCCCCGGCGAGGTTCCCGGTGGCGGTGAGCTGGTTGTAGGCGCCCCAGCCGGTGCCGATCCTCTTCCGGGCGGCGAAGGGGGCGGTGGCCGAGCCGGTGCCCTTGTACAGGTACAGGTCGCCGGCCGTGTCGGCCGCGACCAGGTCGGCGCGGCCGTCCCCGGTGAGGTCGCTGCCGCCGGTGAGCCGGGGGTAGGCGCCCCAGCCGGAGCCGACGCGGACGCGGGTGGCCAGCGGGGCCTTGGCGTTGCCGGTGCCCTGGTAGAGCCAGAGGACTCCGGCCTTGTCCCGGGCCACCACGTCGCTCACGGCCGAGCCGGCGATGTTCCCGACGGCCTCGATCCGGTCGTAGGCGTTCCAGCCGCTGCCCACGAGGAGCCCCGGGTTCTGCTCGACGTACCCCGCGTACGGGTTGGGGAACGTGTCGTCGATCCACAGGCGGCCCGTGGTGTCCCGGACCAGTACGTCGGGCGAGCCGTCGGCGTCGTAGTCGTGCAGGCCGGGCTTGCGGGTCACCGTGAACGCGCCGGAGCTCTTCAGCTCCGGTCCGATGCCGTTCATCGGCTTGGCCGTGATCTCCCAGGTGTACGGCCCGCTCGCGGCCCCGGTCCACATGTCGCGGGTGTTGTTCCAGGTGAGCTGGCCGTTCCAGGTGTACGCCGCCCGGTGCGGGTCGTAGTCGCCGTTGAGCGGGTAGACCCCGTCGGTCAGGGTCTCGCCCGTCCGGGTGTTGCGGATCCGGAGGGTCATCTCGACCTCGGACCGGCTGAGCCGCCAGACCATGGCGAGGCGGCCGCCGGTCCTGTCGAGGTCGACGACCGCCGGGATGTCGTGGCCGAGCAGGGTGACCTTGGTGGACAGGCCGGAGGAGGCGACCTGGGTGGCGGCCGGTTCGCCGTTCGCCCCGGGGGCGATGCGGTACAGGCCCTCGCCGTCCTCGAGGGTGCCGCCCTGGACGATCAGGGACCCGTCAGGAGCCGCGACCGAGGAGTCCGAGTCGTCCATGAGCTTGCGGGTCACGCCGGTGGCGAGGGAGCGCGCTGTCACGGCGTACGTCGGGGACGGGTTCCGCTCCCCGTACCCGCCGGTCTGCCCGTACGTCAGCCAGCCGCCGACCAGGCCGAGCGAGTCGACCGCACCCGGCAGGGTGATCCGCTGGGTGGCGGGGGCGGCCTTGCGCTCGGTGACCACCGCGGTCCGGACGCCGCCGGCGGCGGGTCCCAGCCAGGCGACGTGCGTGCCCGAGAGCGCGATCGGGGTCTGGGTGAGGTCGCTCGTCATGGCGCCCGTGCCGGTGACCTGTGCGGTGGCGAGGTCCACGGTGGCCCAGTGGCCGCCCGTGGAGGTGGTGTACGTGAGCAGCGCGGTGTCCGAGGTGGCGGCCCTGACCCGCGGGTCCTTCGCGGTGGGCGGAAGGCCGGTCACGGTGTCGTCGGCCACCTTGCCGTCGTCGCCCGGGGCGAGCAGGTGCACGTCGTGGCCGCCCTGGCTGTTGGACGCCTTGACGAACACGGACCGGCCGACGGCACCGAGGAAGTCGGCGTTCCTGGCGCGGACGGACAGGACGTCCTGGCCCGTCGCCATGTCCCGGAGCGTGATGGTGCCGTCGGACCCCACCCGGACGATCACGTCGGAGGCGCGCGAGGCGGTGATCCAGGACTCGTCGAACGACCACGGCTCCGACGTGGTGCCGTCGTAGCGCGTCCACACGGCGCGCATGCGGTCGTCGGACCGGACCCAGGTCAGGAATCCGGTCGCGCCGGCGCCGATGAGGACCGGGTCCTCCTTCGGGTAGGGCACCACCGCCGAGGCGGAGGCGGAGACCGCGGAAGGGGCGGCGGCCGCCGCGGGGACGGCCGTGGCCAGGCCGCCCGCGGTGACGGCGAGGACGGCCGCGACGGCCGCGCCGAGCCGGAGGCGACGGGTGGATACGGGGGTCAAAAGGGTGTTCCTCCCCAGTGTGAGGGCATGGCGAACTCTCGCCATGTCCTCAGGACTTCCGAGGGCGTCGAATGGTTGTACGGCCGATCGGACGACCGGCGTCGCCCCCGTACCGTCGCGGAAAACGGTTCGAGTTGTCCGGCCCCGTGCTCGACCATGTGTCCATGACTCAGTCGAACACCCTGGCTCGTGTGGACGCCGACCTCGACGCCGGGCGGGTCCCCATGGCGCGGCAGCGGCTGCGCGGGCTGGTCTCCTCGTTCCCGTCCGAGGCGACGCCGCGGCGTCGCCTCGC
This sequence is a window from Streptomyces sp. NBC_00691. Protein-coding genes within it:
- a CDS encoding FG-GAP repeat domain-containing protein, producing the protein MTPVSTRRLRLGAAVAAVLAVTAGGLATAVPAAAAAPSAVSASASAVVPYPKEDPVLIGAGATGFLTWVRSDDRMRAVWTRYDGTTSEPWSFDESWITASRASDVIVRVGSDGTITLRDMATGQDVLSVRARNADFLGAVGRSVFVKASNSQGGHDVHLLAPGDDGKVADDTVTGLPPTAKDPRVRAATSDTALLTYTTSTGGHWATVDLATAQVTGTGAMTSDLTQTPIALSGTHVAWLGPAAGGVRTAVVTERKAAPATQRITLPGAVDSLGLVGGWLTYGQTGGYGERNPSPTYAVTARSLATGVTRKLMDDSDSSVAAPDGSLIVQGGTLEDGEGLYRIAPGANGEPAATQVASSGLSTKVTLLGHDIPAVVDLDRTGGRLAMVWRLSRSEVEMTLRIRNTRTGETLTDGVYPLNGDYDPHRAAYTWNGQLTWNNTRDMWTGAASGPYTWEITAKPMNGIGPELKSSGAFTVTRKPGLHDYDADGSPDVLVRDTTGRLWIDDTFPNPYAGYVEQNPGLLVGSGWNAYDRIEAVGNIAGSAVSDVVARDKAGVLWLYQGTGNAKAPLATRVRVGSGWGAYPRLTGGSDLTGDGRADLVAADTAGDLYLYKGTGSATAPFAARKRIGTGWGAYNQLTATGNLAGDPAGDLVARDAAGVLWLYLGKGDGTFAPRVRVGAGWGAYDRLLGVGDANRDGRPDLYASVKGGGGSAYVYKGTGSWKQPFLARDGVAWYSSAPDIRYDLLS